The following is a genomic window from Pygocentrus nattereri isolate fPygNat1 chromosome 8, fPygNat1.pri, whole genome shotgun sequence.
TCCACAACACTaaatgatctccgaaatcgcactgaaagagccgtgagtacAGACATGCTCAATCCgctatgggatgaatttgactatggtgttgatgttgtctgtacagcAGGAGGTTCATGACGTAATAAACTCATGCTCgcttaaacattttacagtttactgcattgttctgtaatgatttacaagtgaaataaaaaattttgccgaatctttttgaatcaccctgtatattatTGCTGTCCACTTCACAAAATGaagttaatgttaatgtaatgttaatTTTGTAGCAATtttattggtccaatcatcatgaaattttcacataatgtaaaggacagctgctgagctcaaatgacgCAGAAAAgtcaaaatagcaaaaaattgagatacatatttttcatttgacaGTGATATTctgaagaaaatatattttaaaattctatattaaaaaattattatttgatTTTTCCCATCCAGTACCTAATTTATCTACTCAAAGCTTCATTAAATCAAATTGGATCCAAACCTTTGTTCTTCTAACTAATTTTCTAACCAAAATATTAAgaactttttgaaaaacaagaaattcttaatgatttatatttattctgaAGTTATAGTGTTttacagggaaaaaaataaccaactcaaatatttttaaacaattttctaAAGACATTTCAGCAATATATTAGTTTAAAGGAAGTATAACCACATTATGAAAAATATTGCAGCAGAAAGCCATTCTGATGGGTTCCAAGCGTCTTTATAATCAGTGTATCAGTTATTATGTTGAAATGTGAAGTCACTAATTCGTCTTTATCCATTTGTACTGCAGTTGTCTTGGTGTCAGACAAATGCTTTCTGTCTGAGGGACACATAATGAGCTTATTGCTCAAATTCAATTAGTTGGCAGGGATTCTTTTCAGCCAATCTGAAAAGTCAAGAGATGCAGGATTACTGATGTCTAATCTGATAACAGGAGTCATGGATGGTTttgttcttctgtgtgtgtgtgtgtgtgtgtgtgtgtgtgtgtgtgtgtgtgtgtgtgtgtgtgtgtgtgtgtgtgtgtgtgtgtgtgtgtgtgtttgtgcagttaTGTGTTTCTCTATGAGAAGGCCTATCAGGATCGTGACACAGGGATTGAGTCAGCGGTCATGACTAAAGTGAAAGGCTTTGGGTTCTATGACAATTATTTGATGGACGTGGCCGACTACGTAATACCACCACAGGTTAGCAACACTCAGACTATGTCCTCCATTGCTGCAGTACAAGTGGGTTATCATGCAATTTGAACTGTGTGGCACTTTGCAGGGCGCCTCTGTGTTCTGCATTATCACCAGGATGGTCATCACGCACAATCAGACACATGGACTCTGTCATGAGGTTGGTCTCTCTTATAAGGCTATGAGGCTCTGAGGCCAATATATATGGGTGCCTGTAATCAAAGGTAGTCACTAGTTATATTTACTCAGTTAAATGTACTCAGATATAATATTTAGAGTTTGCAAGGAATCTACTTCTTACTCTTAGATTTGTGACACCTTCTAAAATAGTAGCTAactattaaaaacaatattttcttGATAAAACAACACGATTATCCCCCTTAGTGTAGACCTCCTGTCTATGCCATCCCGAATGgcttatttgcttatttaagCATAAACAGATTTAATGAAAATCCCTCATGAAATCAATATTGAATAATATAATCCTGAGTAACACAACACTTTATGGTAATAAACCTTTCCACCTCTCGTGCTGAAAGTTGATAGTGAAAATGTGTGCATGCCTAAGCTTCTGCTGGTGTAGGTTTAAAGTTGACTCTTCTCTTTAAATGATGCACATAAAAGTGACTTGTGCTATTAGCTCCCTCTTGTGGAAGATCTTCATGCTGCTAAAcatgcatgagtgagtgagttccAAAGCCACATGCTTTACATTAAAAacttgttttctgttgttataGAAGAGGCACTGTGGAATACAGCTAAAGATAACTTACCTGCGAAACAATTAAGCTGTATGGAAAATACGGTTGGCCCGTAATAATCCattgttttaacagtaaaactgaataaaacgtTACCAACATCactatataaatattatttagaaAGTTAAACTGAAGTTAGTCATCTTTAGATCTCTGTCATCAGACACATCATCATTTTACATTTAGTTTTTGCATTCAGCTGCTTTTTTACTTTGAATTTTAGAGTGACAGCATCTGTTCTGCTCTGTCCATCTGACTTCTGAGgttcataattttatttaagTCCTGGAGTACTTATAAGGAACAGAGATGAAAttcagttcttgtgctgatagATTCTTGTTGATCTAAGATGTTCCATTGCAGTTCTAGAAGTTACTCAGAACTTTAAgttaaacaatttttaaaaattgtttaagcttgtttaaagttttatttttggaaaggcgtatatgttttaaaaaagtacTTTTACATGGGTCATTATGTCACTGAAGAAACACTTGAGTTTGGGATTAGGCTGCTCTATCCACCTCCAATAAAACAACCATAGCCACATTGTCCTCTCTTTCTTAGACTAATGGAAAATTCAACTGTAGCACTGATGAAGACTGTGAAAGACAATTATCCTCAAATTTGGCAAGTGGTATGTTtgcttgttctttctttctgtctgattgtttatatttgttccattttttttgtttttgtcctctctgtttatttgctcctctcttctctcatttatctttgtcttctgtttttgtCCTCGGGGTCATTCTATTGCTCCATTCTCTTTTTCATAGGAAAGATAACAGGCAAGTGTGTGACCAAAGTTCAGAGGTGTGAGATAGAAGGCTGGTGCCCGGCGGAGGATGACTCCAAGAGGACGTAAGAAGCACTCATGTAACactcattaaaaaaagtttgtgggcttctttttggctttcagggaatatttgtttttttatattacagTTGCAATGAGTTTCTCTTTCAATGGGTTTTCAGTTTGAATGTTTAATTGGCATAATAAATTATGTGGATTAGTGTCAtttaaggttctttagggagaTAAGTGTACATTTTTCTGATAATTTTAGCtcaaaatttctttttattttatcaaacacaacatataatgtgccataacttttgcacaggccacattttatgttgttttcttaattcagcaaataaacagtacgtgtatttttttatttaaaaaatataattaaaacaaGGCCCAAATTTTCATATACAACTGTATAACCCAGTCAAGCTGCTCTGACAAAAGAGGGATTGAAAGGCTCAAGAGAGACTTGCAGCCAGTTCCAAAAACCTGAAGGATGTCCTTCGTAGGGGCATGGCAGAGCGTCTCTGAGGAATGCTCCTAGAAACTGTTCATGTAAGGAAAGTACCAGTTAAAACTGAAGGCtattttttaatgaacataTAGTTTAGtcataaatgtgtgtatgttgatcttttctttaaaataaaacctgttattctttaatattttatattactggCAAGAAAAGGGGGGCTGATGAGTGGCACAAGCATCTAAACTCCGACCCCATGCTTGGAAATGAATgacagttagtgttctcctccaagcatgttgagctgtccaatgacgtcaTGCAAGCAAAAGAAACGATGTGGTGGCGCTTCATGTGACTCATAGAAAGTACAGCTTgttcactctcagaaaaaaggtattgAACTGTCGCTGGGGTGGTACCTTcctttagtcaggaaacataTACCATATTCCAAAGCAGCTACTTTTTCCCATTTGACTCCATATACTCCATACACCCTGCCTTAACTTCAGGCTTTTTATATTATTGCTCTATTATAAAATGTTAGAATGTGAAAAGTTACAATGCCCCATTTTTTGGGAAGGTCAATATACCATATAATTAAAACTTTAATACATATAATTTGGTCTTAAGACCGCTGTTAAATCTTTGCTGTACcaaccaaacttttttttttttttttttttttttttttaaaagacttAGAAaaagtccaaacttttgacaggacATATATGGACTTATAGAGTGGCAGAAAGTTCCTCCAGTAAACTCTGTATAgctcataaataaaacagttttctATGTTGACATAATGATAGTGATCTGTAATAAACATCCCAGAGGAGATGCTTAGAACTGCTTTGAACTAAGTGCATTAGAACTTTAACCTACGGTTCCCTGCTCTGTCTGATGGTCTTTCTCAGGCCACCCATGAAAGAGGCTGAAAACTTCACCATCTTCATCAAGAACAGCATTCGCTTCCCGCACTTTAACGTCACCCGGTGAGATGCCAATGCAAATTCATAAGAGAGTGAAGAGCCATTTATCCTGCCATTTATTCCCCTCTAAATAAGCATTTTCTCTGTCTCAGAGGGAACATTGGATCCATGATGGAAAATAAGACAACATGTCTGTACAACCCTGTCAGTAACCCATCCTGCCCCATCTTCCGAGTAGGAGATGTGCTCGAGTATGCCGGTGCAAACTTCTCCAGCATTGCATCAAGAGTTGAGTCCTACGCTTCGCTCTATCTCTTCCTCCGCTGTTTTAGAAGAtgcagttctttggtcttcttGTTTTTCACAATTTTGAGTCAATGTTACAAAGCCTATATCTTAAAGCGATGATTTGGTCAAAAATCAAGTTTGCACACTTACCGTAACCAATCTAGTGTTGCCAGGTGTCTGGTTTTGGACTGGACAGTCCTGTTTTGTGCTCTATTCTCtggtgtttcacatcaaattgGCACATTCAATTAGCACACCTCCAGCGGTACCATTGCTGTTTTGAGCATGCTATTTAGTATGGTAATACACACTTTGACACCTTGTTGTAGGCATATAATTCTGTCATTttgggctcctgagtggtgccACTGTCTAAGCGTTACCCCTAACATTGGGAGTTCACAAGCTTGATAACCAGTGATGTGAGTCATTCTATGTaaacatccatttttgtgtccctagcatttacagacatacagaaggttacaatttatttatattttaaaataaaacaatgtcattttaacaattacaaaTTTTTGAGCcgtcaatttagcaatattggttttcaaATCAAtgatatagaattccaagcaccacagaagtgctcaTCCTCATAGTAATGTGTAAAGGATGAAGCCATATTTacaggtaaaaaaaagttttactgCAATTTCAACTACAGTAATCTAAACATGACTATGAAATGACACGATTCAAATGacatgaagaaaacaaatgccagataaatattattaaatatataatgaaagctgTGGTCCACAGGAACCATGTCACTGGTATTTCTgcataacaaaaaatctcttattttgaagtaaaagtcacactgatggcATCACTCGACTTCATTTTACCTATTTTCTGACAATCTATGAATGTGGTAAGCACACTGTATCTTACAGTTATCagaaattttctcatttagctcatgatttcatatgaagctctTTGTTGACatcactggtgtgacctactttattcttaggtaattgtgaaaaagtaCAATAcaattaaatgacatattttagagGATATTCCGTGAGTgtcaacatgtggtttgatgctctggagcagccattttgtaaaatgtcttttccattaaaaatgtcaccggtgttacctttcttgtgtgtaacaccaatgatgatcagtaacaccagtgactcgtatggatagatagaaaagtgaacatttctgtagaatgccCCATTCCACAGCTATCTGTGGTGGGGGgttcaagagagcacaattgttttcactctctcttgGTGGGCAGGATGGTCCTTCCCCTTCTCTCCCCCCATTACTCAGCATGACTCTCGTCAATAGCTGACATGGTGTAAATTCTTAATTGAGCTACTTTCAAAAGGCAATTAAACAATTAGGTATCTTCAGTTCTATTTTATGCATGAGTTAGCATGCAGAAGACAGTGGATAAACAATTATTGTCatggttttgtttgtgttacaCGATGCCAAccgaaaaaaaaatgtattttaaaatgttatttacaaaaaagaCACAATTTTAACCTAATAGTCATTTAAAATATGAGGAACAATGTTAAAACCAAAGTTTGAAAAGCATTAATGCCATAAAAAAGCTTTTAACTGGACTTTCTGGTTGTGCTGAAATTGGGCAACCCTGAGacgatcagccaagatgtgtttcatatctaaagtTTTACTACAAGGGTAGTTTAGTTTcatactggagctacaaggttaatgtagctaacactTTTTAGGCATTTAGGCATGCCGTTTTCAGAGTGCTAACTGGTGGCTATTCATGcccgttacttgttagctacattagccttgtagtaGGCTGAAGACTCAAATTTCAaacaccaaacgtgtcttggctgactgactgcattTAGGCTAAGAGgtaaattgtgtacatttgactTTGGGCTGAACCATCGCTTTAAGCATGGGCTTGTGCCCTTTTCCTCTGTCTGGCCAGTGCGGGCCAGTCACTAAATTACTGAATGAGTAAAAGTGCCATTTTTAGCTATACCGTAAATCAACAGCAGTGTctttacatgtgtgtgtgtgtgtctgtttgtttgcattCAGGGAGGAGAAATTGGGATAAATATAGGCTGGGTATGTAATTTGGACC
Proteins encoded in this region:
- the p2rx3a gene encoding P2X purinoceptor 3a; translated protein: MLDCASSFFTYETTKSVVVKRRSLGIINRIVQALIIIYFVGYVFLYEKAYQDRDTGIESAVMTKVKGFGFYDNYLMDVADYVIPPQGASVFCIITRMVITHNQTHGLCHETNGKFNCSTDEDCERQLSSNLASGKITGKCVTKVQRCEIEGWCPAEDDSKRTPPMKEAENFTIFIKNSIRFPHFNVTRGNIGSMMENKTTCLYNPVSNPSCPIFRVGDVLEYAGANFSSIASRGGEIGINIGWVCNLDLGEKKCLPKYSFTQLDSAFKNITFSKGFNFRFAKYFMSEDGREYRTLHKAFAIRFDILVSGNAGKFYIVPTLINIVAACTSVGLATIFCDIILLNFLKGSDQYKAKKFEEVSGLASQSESHELHRYSVHSHVLKEEVKNSNDSGAYSIGDSAGQSTSA